A single window of Oncorhynchus keta strain PuntledgeMale-10-30-2019 chromosome 34, Oket_V2, whole genome shotgun sequence DNA harbors:
- the LOC118367846 gene encoding serine protease 1-like — protein sequence MKTCLSSTMIGLIVLTLLGVAVAAPMDDRIVGGYECEAHSQPWQASLNIGYHFCGGSLINDQWIISAAHCWMNPWSQLAILGDHHIWEHEGTEQYMSVDAIYWHQSYDYQTMDHDIMLLKLAHPVTLNKFVKPIALPTACPKAGDMCVVSGWGNIYTDSVFNPFNLQCVDIPILSKKACEESYPGQITDTMVCAGYLEGGKDACQGDSGGPLVCNGELHGIVSWGVGCAQPNYPGVYTKVCALLPWIHEIITNY from the exons ATGAAGACTTGTCTCAGCAGCACGATGATTGGCCTGATTGTACTCACACTCCTGGGGGTTGCAG tgGCAGCTCCTATGGATGACAGGATTGTGGGGGGTTATGAGTGTGAGGCTCACTCCCAGCCCTGGCAAGCCTCTCTTAACATCGGCTACCACTTCTGTGGTGGCTCCCTCATTAACGACCAGTGGATCATCTCTGCCGCCCACTGCTGGATGAA TCCTTGGAGTCAGCTTGCCATCCTGGGTGATCACCATATCTGGGAGCACGAGGGAACGGAGCAGTACATGTCTGTGGACGCCATCTACTGGCACCAGAGCTATGACTACCAGACCATGGACCACGACATTATGCTGTTGAAGCTGGCCCATCCTGTCACTCTCAACAAGTTTGTCAAGCCCATCGCCCTGCCCACAGCCTGCCCCAAGGCCGGGGACATGTGTGTGGTGTCTGGATGGGGAAACATCTACACTGACTCTG tgTTCAACCCATTTAACCTGCAGTGTGTGGACATCCCCATCCTGTCTAAGAAGGCCTGTGAGGAGTCCTACCCTGGCCAGATTACTGATACCATGGTGTGTGCCGGATACCTGGAGGGAGGCAAGGACGCCTGTCAG ggTGACTCCGGCGGTCCCCTGGTATGTAACGGAGAGCTGCATGGCATCGTGTCCTGGGGTGTTGGCTGTGCCCAGCCCAACTATCCTGGTGTCTACACCAAGGTCTGTGCCCTGCTGCCCTGGATCCACGAGATCATCACCAACTACTAG